Proteins encoded by one window of Anaeromyxobacter diazotrophicus:
- the glnD gene encoding [protein-PII] uridylyltransferase: MRLPDAPMVRLPQPAPYEYDSRLPDLPPLGGDARADLAAARRFLEDLHRGGASGHTVVRLQSAALDRIVGALWARACAEAAERHPEAPLALVAIGGYGRRELAPFSDLDLLFLHAAGEPAPFVKLASERLVYALWDLRLEVGYSVRDLAACEATAAEDHTARTALLDLRQLAGDRLLYRALEREQLHGPTQARLDEFITDKIAEVRSRREKFGDSLYLLEPNVKESQGGLRDLQSALWIARARWKVAGVTELLARAILPESEIGELRRARDFLWRVRNEMHYLAGRKWDQLTFDVQPQVAEFMGYRDGEEGSAVEQFMRHYYLAARTVLNACDAIVDRALEPQNATGWRQVPPPAAMTGAERNGGPRRSEWALPGGELKVFRGRLTIADKDVLRRSPAALVRLFAAADRENLDLYPYARDQASAAAAELPPGAADQPEVSQELLACFLRPGTRGRFLDLMHQLGVLPRLIPEFARVAARRQIDVYHVYTVDVHSLFAVRRLFALRNGDVQEEVLGPLMQRLQRPLGLYLGTLFHDIGKGLGGDHSAKGAEIAAQACVRLGIDPADAADVEWLVAKHLRMSAIAQRRDLSDPHLIQAFAEECGTLDRLDELYLLTYADMATVGPRTWTDWKARLLRELYTKTRQVMEAGVGSRPEPGTAEAAARARVAAAFGARAPERPVQRFLAAMPARYFLTVEPAQAPRHLRLLRLAKSLRFASAVRHRRDLGYSELALTAPDRPGLLALLAGVLAAHRIDIQRAEVFSTPPDERTLGWLGGRALDLFQVRGPEEGALDARRWRAARRDLLRVLCGEESLDALLERRLKSGLPPKPLPGVATKVVLDNDASRDHSVIDVFTADRVGLLHTLARKAFDLGLTVDLARITTEGHRAADAFYVRTAEGARLEGERAERVLESLRAVLARPVP, translated from the coding sequence ATGCGCCTCCCCGACGCCCCCATGGTCCGCCTGCCGCAGCCCGCGCCCTACGAGTACGACTCCCGGCTGCCCGACCTGCCGCCGCTCGGCGGCGACGCGCGGGCCGATCTCGCCGCCGCCCGCCGCTTCCTGGAGGACCTGCACCGCGGCGGCGCCAGCGGGCACACCGTGGTGCGCCTGCAGAGCGCGGCCCTGGACCGCATCGTCGGGGCGCTGTGGGCCCGCGCCTGCGCCGAGGCGGCGGAGCGCCACCCCGAGGCCCCGCTGGCGCTGGTCGCGATCGGCGGGTACGGCCGCCGGGAGCTGGCGCCCTTCAGCGACCTCGACCTGCTCTTCCTGCACGCCGCCGGCGAGCCGGCGCCGTTCGTGAAGCTCGCCAGCGAGCGGCTCGTCTACGCGCTGTGGGACCTCCGGCTCGAGGTCGGCTACAGCGTGCGCGACCTCGCCGCCTGCGAGGCGACCGCGGCCGAGGATCACACCGCCCGCACCGCGCTGCTCGACCTGCGCCAGCTCGCCGGGGACCGCCTGCTCTACCGCGCCCTCGAGCGCGAGCAGCTGCACGGGCCCACGCAGGCGCGGCTCGACGAGTTCATCACCGACAAGATCGCGGAGGTGCGCAGCCGGCGCGAGAAGTTCGGCGACTCGCTCTACCTGCTCGAGCCCAACGTGAAGGAGTCGCAGGGCGGCCTGCGCGACCTGCAGTCGGCGCTCTGGATCGCCCGCGCCCGCTGGAAGGTGGCCGGGGTGACCGAGCTCCTCGCCCGCGCCATCCTGCCGGAGAGCGAGATCGGGGAGCTGCGCCGCGCGCGCGACTTCCTGTGGCGGGTGCGCAACGAGATGCACTACCTGGCCGGGCGCAAGTGGGACCAGCTCACCTTCGACGTGCAGCCGCAGGTGGCGGAGTTCATGGGCTACCGCGACGGCGAGGAGGGCAGCGCGGTCGAGCAGTTCATGCGCCACTACTACCTGGCGGCGCGCACCGTGCTGAACGCCTGCGACGCCATCGTCGACCGCGCGCTCGAGCCGCAGAACGCGACCGGGTGGCGCCAGGTCCCGCCGCCGGCGGCCATGACCGGCGCCGAGCGGAACGGCGGCCCGCGGCGGTCCGAGTGGGCGCTCCCCGGCGGGGAGCTCAAGGTGTTCCGCGGGCGCCTCACCATCGCGGACAAGGACGTGCTCCGCCGCTCGCCGGCGGCGCTGGTGCGCCTCTTCGCCGCCGCCGACCGGGAGAACCTCGACCTCTACCCTTACGCGCGCGACCAGGCGAGCGCCGCCGCCGCCGAGCTGCCGCCGGGCGCCGCCGACCAGCCGGAGGTGAGCCAGGAGCTGCTCGCCTGCTTCCTGCGGCCGGGGACGCGCGGGCGCTTCCTCGACCTCATGCACCAGCTCGGCGTGCTGCCGCGCCTCATCCCGGAGTTCGCCCGGGTGGCCGCGCGCCGCCAGATCGACGTCTACCACGTGTACACGGTCGACGTTCACTCGCTGTTCGCGGTGCGCCGGCTGTTCGCGCTGCGCAACGGCGACGTGCAGGAGGAGGTCCTCGGCCCGCTCATGCAGCGCCTGCAGCGCCCGCTCGGGCTCTACCTCGGCACGCTGTTCCACGACATCGGCAAGGGGCTCGGGGGCGACCACTCGGCCAAGGGCGCCGAGATCGCGGCCCAGGCCTGCGTGCGGCTCGGCATCGACCCGGCCGACGCCGCCGACGTGGAGTGGCTGGTGGCGAAGCACCTGCGCATGAGCGCCATCGCCCAGCGGCGCGACCTCTCCGACCCGCACCTCATCCAGGCCTTCGCCGAGGAGTGCGGGACGCTCGACCGGCTCGACGAGCTGTACCTCCTCACCTACGCGGACATGGCGACGGTGGGGCCGCGCACCTGGACCGACTGGAAGGCGCGGCTCCTGCGCGAGCTCTACACCAAGACGCGCCAGGTCATGGAGGCGGGCGTGGGCAGTCGCCCCGAGCCCGGCACCGCCGAGGCCGCGGCGCGGGCGCGGGTGGCGGCGGCCTTCGGGGCGCGGGCGCCGGAGCGGCCGGTGCAGCGCTTCCTGGCCGCCATGCCGGCCCGGTACTTCCTCACCGTGGAGCCGGCGCAGGCGCCGCGGCACCTCCGGCTGCTCCGGCTGGCGAAGTCGCTCCGGTTCGCCTCGGCGGTGCGGCACCGGCGCGACCTCGGCTACTCCGAGCTGGCGCTCACCGCGCCCGACCGGCCCGGGCTGCTGGCGCTCCTCGCCGGCGTGCTCGCCGCGCACCGCATCGACATCCAGCGCGCGGAGGTCTTCTCGACGCCGCCCGACGAGCGCACCCTGGGGTGGCTGGGCGGGCGCGCGCTCGACCTCTTCCAGGTGCGCGGCCCCGAGGAGGGGGCCCTCGACGCGCGGCGCTGGCGCGCGGCGCGGCGCGACCTCCTGCGGGTGCTGTGCGGCGAGGAGTCGCTGGACGCCCTCCTCGAGCGCCGCCTGAAATCGGGGCTCCCCCCGAAGCCGCTCCCCGGCGTCGCCACGAAGGTCGTGCTCGACAACGACGCCTCGCGCGACCACAGCGTCATCGACGTGTTCACCGCCGACCGGGTCGGGCTCCTGCACACGCTGGCGCGCAAGGCTTTCGACCTCGGGCTCACCGTCGACCTGGCCCGCATCACCACCGAGGGCCACCGCGCCGCGGACGCCTTCTACGTGCGCACCGCGGAGGGCGCGCGCCTCGAGGGCGAGCGCGCCGAGCGGGTGCTCGAGTCCCTCCGGGCCGTCCTGGCGCGCCCCGTCCCGTAG
- the mutS gene encoding DNA mismatch repair protein MutS has protein sequence MPPEIAQAATPMMRQYLETKARYPDALLFFRLGDFYELFFDDAVQASEALQITLTARSKGEDKVPMCGVPHHAARGYVAKLLERGFKVAICDQVEEPGKSALVKREVTRVVTPGMVLDDQVLDPREAAYVGAVALAEGGGGGLALLDASTGELKLGEVASDARLADELRRAGVRELLLARDAAAGARGAALAAAVGAPLAEREPADFARAGERLRRHLGVAGLDGFGVGDLALGQAAAAAALAYLEDTQCAAPAHVDRLSRLATDEALLLDEATRQNLELERTLAGGKRKGSLLGVLDRSVTALGGRRLAEWLRWPLLDPAAIGARLDAVEELVGGALLREDLAEALRPVADLERLLSRLALRQGNARDLRALATALVALPRLADLLEGADAGRPRAALLAACGAGLRGLEALAALLDRAVAEEPPPTLKEGGLIRRGHSEELDRLVALVEDGKGYIARLEAAERARTGIGSLKVRYNRVFGYYLEVTKPNLHLVPPDYERRQTTVGGERFVTPALKEYEEQVLGAEERRAALEERLFEALRARVVEEGRRLRTAAGAVATADALLALARVAAERGYVRPEVDRSERLDIEDGRHPVVEAMLPADSGGFVPNGVLTASSGEGEDAPQLLVITGPNMAGKSTVLRQTALIALLAQMGSFVPARRARVGLVDRIFTRVGASDDLARGRSTFMVEMTETAAILHNATRRSLVVLDEIGRGTSTFDGVSIAWAVAEHLHDRTGCRTLFATHYHELQDLARERPRVRNLTVAVREVGEQVVFLRRLVEGGASRSYGIEVAKLAGLPAEVLARAREILKNLESMEVDERGRAALARGRRPAPSPPGQLALFAGSDPALAALKDELLALDLDGLRPLEALNLLAGWKQRLA, from the coding sequence ATGCCGCCCGAGATCGCCCAGGCTGCCACGCCGATGATGCGGCAGTACCTCGAGACGAAGGCGAGGTACCCGGATGCGCTCCTCTTCTTCCGGCTGGGCGACTTCTACGAGCTCTTCTTCGACGACGCGGTCCAGGCGTCGGAGGCGCTCCAGATCACGCTCACCGCGCGCTCGAAGGGCGAGGACAAGGTCCCGATGTGCGGCGTGCCGCACCACGCGGCGCGGGGGTACGTGGCGAAGCTGCTCGAGCGCGGCTTCAAGGTCGCCATCTGCGACCAGGTGGAGGAGCCCGGGAAGTCGGCGCTCGTGAAGCGCGAGGTGACCCGCGTCGTCACCCCCGGCATGGTCCTCGACGACCAGGTGCTCGATCCCCGCGAGGCGGCCTACGTCGGCGCGGTGGCGCTCGCGGAGGGCGGCGGGGGCGGGCTCGCGCTCCTCGACGCCTCGACCGGCGAGCTCAAGCTGGGCGAGGTCGCGTCCGACGCGCGGCTCGCCGACGAGCTGCGCCGCGCCGGGGTCCGCGAGCTGCTGCTCGCCCGCGACGCCGCCGCGGGCGCGCGGGGGGCGGCGCTGGCCGCCGCGGTGGGGGCGCCGCTGGCCGAGCGGGAGCCGGCCGACTTCGCGCGCGCCGGCGAGCGGCTGCGGCGCCACCTCGGCGTGGCGGGGCTCGACGGCTTCGGCGTGGGCGACCTCGCGCTGGGCCAGGCCGCCGCGGCCGCCGCGCTCGCCTACCTCGAGGACACCCAGTGCGCGGCGCCGGCCCACGTCGACCGGCTCTCGCGGCTCGCCACCGACGAGGCGCTGCTCCTCGACGAGGCGACGCGCCAGAACCTCGAGCTCGAGCGCACGCTCGCGGGCGGCAAGCGCAAGGGCTCGCTGCTCGGCGTCCTCGACCGGAGCGTGACCGCGCTCGGCGGCCGCCGGCTCGCCGAGTGGCTGCGCTGGCCGCTCCTCGACCCGGCCGCCATCGGCGCGCGGCTCGACGCGGTGGAGGAGCTGGTGGGCGGGGCGCTGCTGCGCGAGGATCTCGCCGAGGCGCTCCGGCCGGTGGCCGACCTCGAGCGGCTCCTGTCGCGCCTCGCGCTGCGGCAGGGGAACGCCCGCGACCTGCGCGCGCTCGCGACCGCGCTCGTCGCGCTCCCGCGCCTGGCCGACCTGCTCGAGGGCGCCGACGCCGGGCGGCCCCGCGCCGCGCTCCTCGCCGCCTGCGGGGCGGGGCTGCGCGGCCTCGAGGCGCTGGCCGCGCTGCTCGACCGCGCGGTGGCCGAGGAGCCCCCGCCGACCCTGAAGGAGGGCGGGCTCATCCGGCGCGGCCACTCGGAGGAGCTCGACCGGCTGGTGGCCCTGGTGGAGGACGGGAAGGGCTACATCGCGCGGCTCGAGGCGGCGGAGCGGGCGCGCACCGGCATCGGCTCGCTCAAGGTCCGGTACAACCGGGTGTTCGGGTACTACCTCGAGGTCACGAAGCCGAACCTCCACCTCGTGCCGCCCGACTACGAGCGGCGCCAGACCACCGTCGGCGGCGAGCGCTTCGTCACCCCGGCGCTCAAGGAGTACGAGGAGCAGGTGCTGGGCGCCGAGGAGCGCCGCGCCGCCCTGGAGGAGCGGCTGTTCGAGGCGCTCCGGGCCCGGGTGGTGGAGGAGGGGCGCCGCCTGCGCACCGCCGCCGGCGCGGTGGCGACCGCCGACGCGCTGCTCGCGCTGGCGCGGGTGGCGGCCGAGCGCGGGTACGTGCGGCCGGAGGTGGACCGCTCCGAGCGGCTCGACATCGAGGACGGGCGGCACCCGGTGGTGGAGGCGATGCTGCCCGCCGACTCGGGCGGCTTCGTGCCGAACGGCGTCCTGACCGCGTCGAGCGGGGAGGGCGAGGACGCGCCGCAGCTCCTCGTCATCACCGGCCCCAACATGGCCGGCAAGAGCACCGTCCTGCGCCAGACGGCGCTCATCGCGCTGCTCGCGCAGATGGGCAGCTTCGTCCCCGCCAGGCGGGCGCGGGTGGGGCTCGTCGACCGCATCTTCACCCGCGTCGGCGCCTCCGACGACCTGGCGCGCGGCCGCTCGACGTTCATGGTCGAGATGACCGAGACCGCCGCCATCCTCCACAACGCCACCCGCCGCTCGCTGGTGGTGCTCGACGAGATCGGCCGCGGCACCAGCACCTTCGACGGGGTGTCGATCGCCTGGGCGGTGGCCGAGCACCTGCACGACCGGACCGGCTGCCGGACCCTCTTCGCGACGCACTACCACGAGCTGCAGGACCTGGCGCGCGAGCGGCCGCGGGTGCGCAACCTCACCGTCGCCGTGCGCGAGGTGGGCGAGCAGGTGGTGTTCCTGCGCCGGCTCGTCGAGGGGGGCGCCTCGCGCAGCTACGGCATCGAGGTGGCGAAGCTGGCCGGGCTGCCGGCCGAGGTGCTCGCCCGCGCCCGCGAGATCCTGAAGAACCTGGAGTCGATGGAGGTCGACGAGCGCGGCCGCGCCGCGCTCGCCCGCGGCCGCCGCCCGGCGCCTTCGCCCCCGGGCCAGCTGGCGCTCTTCGCCGGCTCCGACCCCGCGCTCGCCGCCCTCAAGGACGAGCTCCTGGCCCTCGACCTCGACGGGCTGCGGCCGCTCGAGGCGCTGAACCTCCTCGCCGGCTGGAAGCAGCGCCTGGCGTGA
- a CDS encoding PAS domain-containing protein, with product MSPLAEALRNRRNEIVRRWAERVRERLGEAGPAPALLDSLPQYVDALAAALEARGGPDAGEAARIAAEHGAQRSVLGIEVDQLVLEYRLLRQVVVEVARESTGVGADDVLALSDLLIEGAASALRAWSEERQAVLRRASTLLDLGDAFFELDRDWRFVRVNSNQERLSGKKRGETLGRNFWEIWPDLTRAGNPYWEEYHRVMDERVPREFDAYYAPLDLWAAVTAYPIEGGGIAVFFRDASPRKRAERRLAEALAVLEGIFASAPVGLALVDRELRYVRMNDALAALRGVRPEDVVGRTLREVFPALAAVLEPRYRQVLATGEPVLDVEFSSPMTSGPGWHLGSWFPIRDAAGEVFLVGAVVVDITRRKHDEEELRRAREFEQQLIGIASHDLRNPLGAVLFGASTLLSKEDLPDRHLRAVARIRSAAERATRLIHDLLDLTRARLTGSLPVQPRPVDLGTVVEGVVDELHGASGDRAIEVQRRGSLEGTWDPDRLAQLASNLLANALKYGRPDRPVRVELDGSAPDAVTLRVRNEGDPISPELLGRLFQPWERAGQQAGTAQGVGLGLFIVERIAAAHGGSARATSTAEDGTAFEVRLPRHASGG from the coding sequence GTGAGCCCGCTGGCCGAGGCCCTCCGCAACCGCCGCAACGAGATCGTCCGCAGGTGGGCCGAGCGCGTCCGGGAGCGCCTCGGCGAGGCGGGCCCCGCCCCCGCCCTCCTCGACTCGCTCCCGCAGTACGTCGACGCGCTGGCGGCGGCGCTGGAGGCGCGCGGGGGACCGGACGCGGGGGAGGCGGCGCGCATCGCCGCGGAGCACGGCGCGCAGCGGAGCGTGCTCGGGATCGAGGTGGATCAGCTCGTCCTGGAGTACCGCCTCCTCCGCCAGGTGGTGGTGGAGGTGGCCCGCGAGAGCACCGGGGTCGGCGCCGACGACGTGCTGGCGCTCTCCGACCTCCTCATCGAGGGCGCCGCCTCGGCGTTGCGCGCCTGGAGCGAGGAGCGGCAGGCCGTCCTGCGCCGCGCCTCCACGCTGCTCGACCTCGGCGACGCCTTCTTCGAGCTCGATCGCGACTGGCGCTTCGTCCGCGTCAACTCGAACCAGGAGCGGCTCTCCGGGAAAAAGCGCGGCGAGACGCTCGGGCGGAACTTCTGGGAGATCTGGCCCGACCTCACCCGCGCCGGGAACCCGTACTGGGAGGAGTACCACCGCGTCATGGACGAGCGCGTCCCGCGCGAGTTCGACGCCTACTACGCGCCGCTCGACCTGTGGGCGGCGGTCACCGCTTATCCGATCGAAGGCGGGGGGATCGCAGTCTTCTTCCGGGACGCGAGCCCCCGCAAGCGCGCCGAGCGCCGCCTGGCCGAGGCGCTGGCCGTCCTGGAGGGGATCTTCGCCAGCGCGCCCGTCGGGCTCGCGCTCGTGGACCGCGAGCTGCGCTACGTCCGCATGAACGACGCCCTGGCCGCGCTCCGCGGCGTGCGCCCCGAGGACGTGGTGGGGAGGACGCTGCGGGAGGTCTTCCCGGCGCTCGCGGCCGTGCTCGAGCCGCGCTACCGGCAGGTGCTCGCGACGGGCGAGCCGGTGCTCGACGTCGAGTTCTCGTCACCCATGACCTCCGGTCCGGGCTGGCACCTCGGCAGCTGGTTCCCGATCCGCGACGCCGCGGGGGAGGTCTTCCTGGTGGGCGCGGTGGTGGTGGACATCACCCGCCGCAAGCACGACGAGGAGGAGCTCCGCCGCGCGCGGGAGTTCGAGCAGCAGCTCATCGGGATCGCCTCACACGACCTCCGGAACCCGCTCGGCGCCGTCCTGTTCGGCGCGAGCACGCTCCTCTCCAAGGAGGACCTGCCCGACCGGCACCTGCGGGCGGTGGCACGCATCCGCAGCGCGGCCGAGCGGGCCACCCGGCTCATCCACGACCTGCTCGACCTCACCCGCGCCCGCCTCACCGGCAGCCTGCCCGTCCAGCCGCGCCCGGTCGATCTGGGCACGGTGGTCGAGGGCGTGGTGGACGAGCTGCACGGGGCGAGCGGCGACCGGGCCATCGAGGTCCAGCGGCGCGGCTCGCTGGAGGGCACCTGGGATCCCGACCGGCTGGCGCAGCTCGCCTCGAACCTGCTCGCGAACGCCCTCAAGTACGGGCGCCCGGACCGGCCGGTGCGGGTCGAGCTCGACGGCAGCGCTCCGGACGCCGTCACCCTGCGCGTCCGGAACGAGGGCGATCCCATCTCCCCCGAGCTGCTCGGCCGGCTCTTCCAGCCCTGGGAGCGCGCCGGGCAGCAGGCCGGCACCGCGCAGGGCGTGGGGCTCGGCCTCTTCATCGTGGAGCGCATCGCCGCCGCGCACGGCGGCTCGGCCCGCGCCACCTCGACCGCGGAGGACGGCACGGCGTTCGAGGTGCGGCTCCCGCGCCACGCGTCCGGCGGGTAG
- a CDS encoding ABC1 kinase family protein, with the protein MLKEAFQDLNRLGQIAAVAARHGFGAYLDQTRLGELLGSRGAAEVRQAAAGAEPAGPEPDRRTAQRFRQLLVDLGPTFIKLGQLLSSRPDILPSHWVEELSELQDAVPPFPIAEVRAEIARGLGRPVESCFAELEEAPVATASIAQVHRARTHSGERVAVKVQRPRIRQRIDSDLSLLYQLARLVEAVVEETGVYTPTGIVEEFERAIHEELDFGNEAQNARAMAETSRDRPFLLIPRVYDDLSCETVLTLEYVDGVKVSEITAAGGYDLEQVARNIIEAAFRQLFEDGLFHGDPHPGNVLVLPGNRVALLDFGLVGRLSRRMQEALVTLIMATALRDPETVARVLNRIGVAEEHTPITAFRADIQAIFDRYLGLKLEDIHTSTLARDLLDLAVKHRIRVPKEWAVLSKASVTLEGIVRGLYPKLDILEVGLPYAKELLFSRFNPSDASGTMMKSFLKLQTLAEDVPAQLQQILVDLESGKFRVNVRSPELDRIATNVRMLGLTLFLGLVASGLTLGGLVVFARDFAGWRFLPFLGAAALAVAGTLFGVGLALYLLSGPRKKIRLRRFLRGGDPPA; encoded by the coding sequence GTGCTCAAGGAGGCCTTCCAGGATCTGAACCGGCTCGGGCAGATCGCCGCCGTCGCGGCGCGCCACGGGTTCGGCGCCTACCTCGACCAGACGCGGCTCGGCGAGCTGCTCGGGAGCCGCGGGGCGGCCGAGGTGCGCCAGGCGGCGGCCGGGGCCGAGCCGGCCGGGCCGGAGCCGGACCGGCGCACGGCGCAGCGCTTCCGCCAGCTGCTCGTCGACCTCGGGCCCACCTTCATCAAGCTCGGCCAGCTCCTCTCCTCCCGCCCCGACATCCTCCCGTCGCACTGGGTGGAGGAGCTGTCGGAGCTGCAGGACGCGGTGCCGCCCTTCCCCATCGCCGAGGTGCGCGCCGAGATCGCGCGCGGCCTCGGCCGCCCGGTCGAGAGCTGCTTCGCCGAGCTGGAGGAGGCGCCGGTCGCGACGGCCTCCATCGCCCAGGTGCACCGCGCCCGCACGCACTCCGGCGAGCGCGTGGCGGTGAAGGTGCAGCGGCCGCGCATCCGGCAGCGCATCGACTCCGACCTGTCCCTGCTCTACCAGCTCGCGCGGCTGGTCGAGGCGGTGGTGGAGGAGACCGGCGTCTACACGCCGACCGGCATCGTCGAGGAGTTCGAGCGCGCCATCCACGAGGAGCTCGACTTCGGCAACGAGGCGCAGAACGCCCGCGCCATGGCCGAGACCTCGCGCGACCGCCCCTTCCTGCTCATCCCGCGCGTCTACGACGACCTCTCCTGCGAGACGGTCCTCACCCTCGAGTACGTGGACGGGGTGAAGGTCTCGGAGATCACCGCCGCCGGGGGCTACGACCTCGAGCAGGTGGCGCGCAACATCATCGAGGCAGCCTTCCGGCAGCTCTTCGAGGACGGCCTCTTCCACGGCGATCCGCACCCGGGCAACGTGCTCGTCCTCCCCGGCAACCGCGTCGCGCTGCTGGACTTCGGCCTGGTGGGGCGGCTCTCCCGCCGGATGCAGGAGGCGCTCGTCACGCTCATCATGGCGACGGCGCTGCGCGACCCGGAGACGGTGGCGCGGGTCCTGAACCGCATCGGCGTGGCCGAGGAGCACACGCCCATCACCGCCTTCCGCGCCGACATCCAGGCCATCTTCGACCGGTACCTCGGGCTCAAGCTCGAGGACATCCACACCTCGACCTTGGCCCGCGACCTGCTCGACCTGGCCGTGAAGCACCGCATCCGCGTCCCGAAGGAGTGGGCGGTCCTGTCGAAGGCCTCGGTGACCCTGGAGGGGATCGTCCGCGGCCTCTACCCCAAGCTCGACATCCTGGAGGTGGGGCTGCCGTACGCGAAGGAGCTGCTCTTCTCGCGCTTCAACCCGAGCGACGCCTCCGGGACGATGATGAAGTCGTTCCTCAAGCTGCAGACGCTGGCCGAGGACGTCCCGGCCCAGCTGCAGCAGATCCTGGTCGACCTCGAGTCCGGCAAGTTCCGCGTCAACGTCCGCTCGCCCGAGCTCGACCGCATCGCGACCAACGTCCGCATGCTCGGCCTCACCCTCTTCCTCGGCCTGGTGGCGAGCGGGCTCACCCTGGGCGGGCTGGTGGTCTTCGCGCGCGACTTCGCGGGCTGGCGCTTCCTGCCCTTCCTGGGCGCCGCGGCGCTGGCGGTGGCGGGCACGCTCTTCGGGGTCGGCCTCGCGCTGTACCTGCTGAGCGGGCCGCGGAAGAAGATCAGGCTCCGGCGCTTCCTGCGCGGCGGCGACCCGCCGGCCTGA
- a CDS encoding cytochrome c3 family protein — MLTVALAVSLFAAPVLAAEPPKEPITLKSAKQGDITFKHEQHKAVKCEECHGAGEPGKMAMDMKKGHAVCQACHKKQENKALGKCDTCHKKAK; from the coding sequence ATGCTTACCGTCGCTCTCGCCGTCAGCCTCTTCGCCGCGCCGGTGCTCGCCGCCGAGCCGCCGAAGGAGCCCATCACCCTGAAGTCGGCCAAGCAGGGCGACATCACCTTCAAGCACGAGCAGCACAAGGCCGTGAAGTGCGAGGAGTGCCACGGCGCCGGCGAGCCGGGCAAGATGGCGATGGACATGAAGAAGGGCCACGCCGTGTGCCAGGCCTGCCACAAGAAGCAGGAGAACAAGGCGCTCGGGAAGTGCGACACCTGCCACAAGAAGGCGAAGTAA
- a CDS encoding N-acetylmuramoyl-L-alanine amidase: protein MVAAPAALSLLLVISAAVHGRPAPRQARAAVAARASAARPAPGSALERARVLLAQVKRDPAKRRYRHQWERAIAALERAARGRDAGPALLEAARARYALYRYSQVEADREAALRLAQRARKAGAREAGAFAAAVKEEMGEEEPAPKAKRGRGAARGQGATATASAASSTTTSTATAGPTATATAAAPAATAAGGAGGRGAAEESDEEPSTDPALREALRGAEGGEAAGPARVSEVKSWSNGDYTRIAVYLSRQVPFTKEEIPAEGALPRRLALDLKPASLAGGLAHPVGDALVQRVRAAQRGEDTVRVVLDLAGRDDLAIFQLDDPPRLIVDVGVREARRDAQAAARRADASAPAEAAPAAEAAPEARTAHAEPEQAAARPVRRVVVDAGHGGHDTGAIGPSGVREKDVTLAMARRLAARLRARGFEVVLTRDADRFVPLEERTAIANAHHGDLFVSLHANAHPRRDRRGLETYVLDVADDRYARRLAARENGALDDGAEEGQEVRRILTDLDAQSSAAASRRLAETVQREVGQGVRSRVGDVRDLGVKSALFYVLLGARMPAVLVETSFISNRVEERRLASARFQDEVAAGVTRAVERFAARGPRVAAR from the coding sequence ATGGTCGCCGCTCCTGCCGCCCTCTCCCTCCTCCTGGTGATCTCGGCCGCCGTCCACGGACGTCCGGCGCCGCGCCAGGCTCGAGCCGCGGTCGCGGCGCGCGCCAGCGCGGCCAGGCCCGCCCCAGGCAGCGCGCTCGAGCGGGCCCGCGTCCTCCTGGCGCAGGTGAAGCGCGATCCCGCCAAGCGCCGATATCGCCACCAGTGGGAGCGCGCCATCGCCGCCCTCGAGCGCGCCGCGCGCGGGCGCGACGCAGGGCCGGCGCTGCTGGAGGCGGCGCGCGCCCGGTACGCGCTCTACCGGTACTCGCAGGTGGAGGCGGACCGCGAGGCGGCGCTGCGGCTCGCGCAGCGCGCCCGGAAGGCGGGCGCGCGGGAGGCGGGGGCGTTCGCGGCGGCGGTGAAGGAGGAGATGGGCGAGGAGGAGCCAGCGCCGAAGGCGAAGCGGGGGCGGGGGGCGGCGCGGGGGCAGGGCGCGACCGCGACCGCGAGTGCGGCGAGCTCGACCACGACTTCGACCGCGACCGCGGGGCCGACCGCGACCGCGACCGCGGCCGCGCCGGCCGCGACCGCGGCGGGCGGCGCGGGTGGGCGGGGCGCGGCCGAGGAGAGCGACGAGGAGCCGTCCACCGATCCGGCCCTGCGCGAGGCGCTGCGCGGCGCGGAGGGCGGCGAGGCCGCCGGACCGGCCCGCGTCTCCGAGGTGAAGTCCTGGTCGAACGGCGATTACACGCGCATCGCCGTCTACCTCTCGCGCCAGGTCCCGTTCACGAAGGAGGAGATCCCGGCCGAGGGCGCGCTGCCGCGCCGGCTCGCGCTCGACCTGAAGCCGGCGTCGCTGGCGGGCGGGCTCGCCCACCCGGTAGGCGACGCCCTCGTGCAGCGGGTGCGGGCCGCGCAGCGGGGCGAGGACACGGTGCGCGTGGTGCTCGACCTGGCGGGGCGCGACGACCTCGCCATCTTCCAGCTCGACGACCCGCCCCGGCTCATCGTGGACGTCGGGGTCCGCGAGGCGCGTCGCGACGCGCAGGCGGCCGCCCGCCGCGCCGACGCGTCCGCGCCGGCCGAGGCGGCGCCCGCGGCCGAGGCGGCACCCGAGGCGCGCACCGCCCATGCCGAGCCGGAGCAGGCGGCGGCGCGGCCGGTGCGGCGCGTGGTGGTGGACGCCGGGCACGGCGGCCACGACACCGGCGCCATCGGCCCCTCCGGCGTGCGCGAGAAGGACGTGACGCTCGCCATGGCGCGGAGGCTGGCGGCCCGGCTCCGGGCGCGCGGCTTCGAGGTGGTCCTGACCCGCGACGCCGACCGGTTCGTGCCGCTCGAGGAGCGGACCGCCATCGCCAACGCCCACCACGGCGACCTGTTCGTGTCCCTCCACGCCAACGCCCACCCGCGCCGGGATCGGCGGGGCCTCGAGACGTACGTCCTCGACGTCGCCGACGACCGCTACGCCCGGCGGCTGGCGGCCCGCGAGAACGGCGCGCTCGACGACGGCGCCGAAGAGGGCCAGGAGGTCCGGCGCATCCTGACCGATCTCGACGCACAGTCGAGCGCGGCGGCGTCGCGCCGGCTCGCCGAGACGGTGCAGCGCGAGGTGGGCCAGGGCGTCCGGTCGCGGGTGGGCGACGTGCGGGACCTGGGCGTGAAGAGCGCGCTCTTCTACGTGCTGCTCGGCGCGCGGATGCCGGCCGTGCTGGTGGAGACGTCGTTCATCTCGAACCGCGTGGAGGAGCGCCGGCTCGCCAGCGCGCGCTTCCAGGACGAGGTGGCGGCGGGGGTGACGCGGGCGGTGGAGCGCTTCGCCGCGCGCGGCCCGCGGGTGGCGGCGCGCTGA